AAAGGATGTCATCATAATCAAAATCGACGGAGCCAGCGCCAACACAGTCAAGGTAAACAACACCTGCAAACTGAGTGCCACGTCTTTTGGTGAAGAAGCGGCTTCCACTCCGACATTAATATTGGGAACAGGCACAAACGGCGCTGCCTGTACAGCCTGTCCCCAACACATCAAGTAAACCAACAAAACTAAACAACTTATTTTTTTCGCGTAATTAATCGTTTTACTCACCATTTTTATTCTCGTGCTCCTGTTGCCCACGTTGTTGACGTGAAAAAACTTTAGGAAATCGATTCGTCATTTGCTGTAACGATTGCAGCTGGCGTTGTAGAACATCATCAAATTCTATATTTTCAACTTGTTGCTGCGCTTCGTTTTTTAACTTCTCAACTTCCGCCGCTTCAACAATTTCAGTTAATAAGACAATAGAAGTTTCTGTCACGCCTAAAACCAAAACCTTGCCAGCGGCATCGACAATCGATACCGCTTTATTTTGCCCAAGTGGAATGGTTTGCAAGACACGATTATTGGTTATTTTAAGCCAACCACCTCCACCTGCCATACGGGCGCCTAAAAAACGCGAGGCAAAGTAAGCCATAGCCAGTACTGCCGCAAACGTCAATATCAAGGATATCACATAGGTTAAAGTAGAAAACCAAGAACTCATCCCCGTTGGTTTAGGCTCCTGATACTGCAAGTATTCGCCGCCGCTTCCCGCTGCTTCTAAGGAGCCGTTTAACATTACCAACATTATGCAAAAAGCCGCACACAAAATAATTTGGCCTATCCGTTTACCTTTATCGGCACACCCGTTCATTTTAGCCAAGAGCTTTCCGAACGGCTTCCAAGACACGGTCAGGTTGGAACGGTTTTACGATAAAATCACGCGCTCCCGATTGGATTGCTTCGATAACCATTGCTTGTTGGCCCATCGCACTACACATAATTACCTTAGCAGCCGGATCCAGTTTTTTAATTTCCTTGACTGCCGTAATCCCGTCCATTTCAGGCATCGTGATATCCATCGTCGTCAAATCCGGTTTCAACTCTTGGTATTTTTCAACCGCCTTTTGACCATTTTCCGCTTCCCCGACTATTTCATACCCATTCTTGCTCAAAATGTCTTTAATCATCATACGCATAAATGCTGCGTCATCTACCACAAGTACCTTTGCACCCATTAATTATACATCCCCCTTTATACTGTTACTCTTTTTTATTGTTACTATAAAACCATTATAAGTTTTTTCCACACTTTAATCAATTTTTATTGGATCGTGTAGGCTCTTTCTAATGGACTCACGATATCCGTAATCCGAACACCGAAGTTTTCATCAATGACCACGACTTCCCCTTTAGCAATCAACTTACCGTTTGCCAGAATATCCACCGGTTCGCCAGCCAGCTTATCAAGTTCAATAACCGATCCGGGCGATAACTCCAGTATCTCACGAATTAGTTTCCTTGTCCGGCCAAGTTCTACCGTTACCTGTAACGGAACATCCATGATCAGGTTAATATTGGTGTCGCCGCTCATCATTGGCGGCGCCATCAGTGGCGCAAACTGCACCGGCTGTACATTAACATTTTGCGGTTGCCGCTGCTGTTGCTGTGGTTGTTGATAGACCGGAGCGGCCCCTTGTTGTTGTTGTTGCTGCTGCTGTTGCTGAGGCGCCTGAGCCGCGGCTTGCGGCTGTTGGGCCGGCTCTTGCACTCCACCCATAAGATTTCCCACCATCTCTTTCGCCACACTGAGCGGCAAGATTTGCATGATTTCACTGTCGATCAAATCTTCCACTTCCATGCGAAATGCGACCTTAACGATATTCTCCGACATCAGCAAACTGTTGGAAATGTTGATGTCATCCGCAAAATCAACGAGCGTCACATTAGGCGGTGAAATATCAATCTTCTTTTTAAAAACAGTGGACATCGATGTGGCTACCGAACCCATCATTTGATTCATCGCCTCACCCACAGCGCTCATATACAATTCATTGAGCTGCGTTGGAGGGTTGGTTCCCTCACCGCCCATCATCAAATCCGAAATAATCAGCGAATCCTGTTCGCGAATTGCCAACAGATTTGTTCCATTTATCCCTACCGTATAGC
The sequence above is drawn from the Azotosporobacter soli genome and encodes:
- a CDS encoding flagellar biosynthetic protein FliO, with the translated sequence MLVMLNGSLEAAGSGGEYLQYQEPKPTGMSSWFSTLTYVISLILTFAAVLAMAYFASRFLGARMAGGGGWLKITNNRVLQTIPLGQNKAVSIVDAAGKVLVLGVTETSIVLLTEIVEAAEVEKLKNEAQQQVENIEFDDVLQRQLQSLQQMTNRFPKVFSRQQRGQQEHENKNGE
- the fliY gene encoding flagellar motor switch phosphatase FliY, with the translated sequence MNDGFLSQEEIDALLRGEPDAAASNAGTNSLSEIEQDALGEIGNICMGSAATSLSVLLGRRVSITTPRVSISTLQEIRSQYPLPYLVIEVGYTVGINGTNLLAIREQDSLIISDLMMGGEGTNPPTQLNELYMSAVGEAMNQMMGSVATSMSTVFKKKIDISPPNVTLVDFADDINISNSLLMSENIVKVAFRMEVEDLIDSEIMQILPLSVAKEMVGNLMGGVQEPAQQPQAAAQAPQQQQQQQQQQGAAPVYQQPQQQQRQPQNVNVQPVQFAPLMAPPMMSGDTNINLIMDVPLQVTVELGRTRKLIREILELSPGSVIELDKLAGEPVDILANGKLIAKGEVVVIDENFGVRITDIVSPLERAYTIQ
- a CDS encoding response regulator, yielding MGAKVLVVDDAAFMRMMIKDILSKNGYEIVGEAENGQKAVEKYQELKPDLTTMDITMPEMDGITAVKEIKKLDPAAKVIMCSAMGQQAMVIEAIQSGARDFIVKPFQPDRVLEAVRKALG